One segment of Candidatus Sysuiplasma jiujiangense DNA contains the following:
- a CDS encoding IS607 family transposase, protein EHRDRLTRFGSEYTEAAMSAAGRRLTVLDTAEVEYDLVRDMTEVLTSFCARLYGRRSARNRAKKALEAAGSAD, encoded by the coding sequence GGAACACCGGGACAGGCTCACACGGTTTGGCTCGGAGTACACCGAAGCCGCGATGTCTGCCGCAGGAAGACGCCTCACGGTGTTAGACACTGCAGAAGTCGAGTATGACCTTGTGCGGGACATGACGGAAGTACTCACATCCTTCTGTGCGAGACTCTATGGCAGGCGTTCAGCCAGGAACCGTGCCAAGAAGGCGCTGGAGGCGGCAGGCAGTGCAGATTAA